A stretch of DNA from Halorubrum sp. BOL3-1:
GGTGGAAGAAATACCAGTCCTCGCGGTCGAACCGCACCGCGATCCGGGCCTTCGCGCCGAAGTTCCGGGCGAAAAAGAGGAGGGCCTCGACCTCCTCGCCGGTGAGGTAGATGGGGTCGCCCGCGCTGGACTTGGCCTCGATGGCGTAGAACGTCTCGCCGTCGCCCGCGAGCACGTCGGGCAGCTCCCGCTCCGTGGCGGAGCCGCTGGCGGGCGCGCGCATCACGGCGAACCCCGTCTCGTCCAAGGCGTTCACCAGCTCGCGCTCGCGGCGGTCGCCCTTTCGGTTAGCGGACACGGTCGTCGTCACCCGGTTCGGTCATAGATTCCGTAGGCGCGAGGCGTTCAAAAGCGCGGCGGGTCGACGGCCGCGACCGGCTGACTCTTCGGTTACTCCCGCAGTCGCTCGGCGTGCTCGACGACGACGCGTCCCAGCGTCTCCGTGCGTCGCCGGACGTCGTCGTCCGTGATCTGCGGCTCGGGGCCGGGGTCCCCCGCGTCGCCCGTCTCGACGACCGAGGAGGCGTTTCGTATCCCGACCTCGTGGGGGACCGTCCACGCGTGGACGTTCCGGAACGTCGACCGGAGG
This window harbors:
- the hjc gene encoding Holliday junction resolvase Hjc, with amino-acid sequence MTTTVSANRKGDRRERELVNALDETGFAVMRAPASGSATERELPDVLAGDGETFYAIEAKSSAGDPIYLTGEEVEALLFFARNFGAKARIAVRFDREDWYFFHPGDLYTTDAGSYRVKKETALAEGTDFPEFAGETEKVTLSEVGEEADGDDGGSVDPETEERRTILEAVRDGHMPVEDALDVL